From Nicotiana tabacum cultivar K326 chromosome 22, ASM71507v2, whole genome shotgun sequence, one genomic window encodes:
- the LOC107805016 gene encoding serine carboxypeptidase-like has product MPSSFSLLFLTLLLASISLSFSSTLNSNDDDFFLSSTPKFPLTMAEKLIRQLNLFPKHDINKAAATGDSAAVTEQRLFEKKLNLSYVGNSGSTVQDLGHHAGYYRLPHTKDARMFYFFFESRSRKNDPVVIWLTGGPGCSSELAVFYENGPFKIADNMSLVWNDFGWDKVSNLIYVDQPTGTGFSYSSNDDDIRHDERGVSNDLYDFLQAFFKAHPQYAKNDFYITGESYAGHYIPAFASRVHQGNKNKEGIYVNLKGFAIGNGLTDPEIQYKAYTDYALDMKLIKKSDYNAIEKSYPKCQLAIKLCGKDGGTACMAAYLVCTSIFNKIMDIAGDKNYYDVRKRCEGDLCYDFSKMETFLNDQQVKKALGVGDIEFVSCSSEVYQAMQLDWMRNLELGIPSLLEDGIKLLVYAGEYDLICNWLGNSRWVHAMKWTGQKAFGKATQVSFAVDGVEKGVQKNYGPLTFLKVHDAGHMVPMDQPKAAMEMLQRWMQDKLSKEGHLAPM; this is encoded by the exons ATGCCTTcatctttctctcttctctttcttaCTCTGCTTCTTGCTTCTATTTCCTTATCTTTCTCATCAACTTTAAATTCTAATGATGATGATTTTTTCCTATCTTCTACTCCAAAATTCCCATTAACAATGGCAGAAAAGCTAATCAGACAGCTTAATTTATTCCCTAAGCATGATATCAACAAGGCTGCAGCAACAGGGGATTCTGCAGCAGTTACTGAACAGAGACTTTTTGAAAAGAAATTGAATTTATCTTATGTTGGTAATTCTGGGTCTACAGTTCAAGACTTGGGTCATCACGCTGGTTATTATCGTCTTCCACATACTAAAGATGCAAG GATGTTTTACTTTTTCTTTGAATCGAGGAGCAGGAAGAATGATCCAGTAGTTATATGGCTAACTGGAGGGCCAGGATGTAGCAGTGAATTGGCTGTGTTTTATGAAAATGGACCATTCAAAATTGCAGATAACATGTCTCTTGTCTGGAATGATTTCGGCTGGGACAAG GTCTCAAATCTTATATACGTCGATCAGCCAACTGGAACTGGTTTCAGTTATAGTTCAAACGATGATGATATTCGTCACGATGAAAGGGGCGTAAGCAATGATCTCTATGACTTCTTGCAG GCCTTCTTCAAGGCACATCCACAGTATGCAAAAAATGATTTCTATATTACTGGAGAATCATATGCTGGGCATTACATTCCTGCATTTGCTTCTCGGGTTCACCaaggaaacaaaaataaagaaggaatcTACGTAAATCTCAAG GGATTTGCTATTGGTAATGGACTCACTGATCCAGAAATTCAATACAAAGCCTACACTGACTATGCTCTGGATATGAAATTGATCAAAAAATCTGATTACAATGCCATAGAGAAGTCATATCCAAAATGTCAACTAGCAATTAAGCTTTGTG GAAAAGATGGCGGAACTGCTTGCATGGCTGCATATCTTGTTTGTACAAGCATCTTCAACAAGATTATGGACATTGCTGGTGACAAAAAC TACTATGATGTGCGGAAGAGATGTGAGGGCGATCTATGCTATGATTTCTCCAAAATGGAAACTTTCCTCAATGATCAACAAGTTAAAAAGGCTCTTGGTGTTGGGGATATTGAGTTTGTTTCATGTAGCTCTGAAGTTTACCAGGCAATGCAGTTGGACTGGATGAGGAATCTTGAATTGGGAATTCCTTCACTCCTTGAGGATGGTATCAAGCTACTAGTGTATGCTGGGGAATATGACCTTATCTGCAATTGGCTTG GGAATTCGAGATGGGTGCATGCAATGAAATGGACAGGGCAAAAAGCCTTTGGAAAAGCCACACAAGTTTCTTTTGCAGTAGATGGTGTAGAGAAAGGAGTTCAAAAAAACTATGGACCTTTAACTTTCCTTAAGGTCCATGATGCAGGTCACATGGTTCCAATGGATCAGCCTAAGGCAGCAATGGAAATGCTTCAGAGGTGGATGCAAGATAAATTGTCTAAAGAAGGTCATCTTGCTCCTATGTGA